In one window of Skermanella rosea DNA:
- the rpmD gene encoding 50S ribosomal protein L30: MTKLSDHRKPAKPDESEIQPLVESLDDWISTLPPDLLEDGGTIDCARLTVGSNVIELRTKRAPEPVAYKVDPLTVQDRLDNILRNAKKSEDLNFRKAVESVAKMIEKGAIEQAPLVTVIQVKSTNNATREQRASVEGLGLRKIHQQVTHRNTPDIRGMINAVPHLVKAKYHNYSEQALNDMTRDADE; encoded by the coding sequence ATGACCAAACTTTCCGACCATCGGAAACCTGCGAAGCCGGACGAATCCGAGATCCAGCCGCTGGTGGAATCACTGGATGACTGGATTTCCACCCTTCCGCCAGACCTGCTTGAGGACGGAGGAACGATCGACTGCGCACGACTGACTGTTGGATCGAACGTTATCGAATTACGGACGAAGCGCGCCCCCGAACCGGTCGCGTACAAGGTCGATCCACTTACGGTCCAGGATCGGTTGGACAATATTCTGCGCAATGCGAAGAAAAGCGAGGACCTGAATTTCCGCAAGGCGGTCGAGTCCGTCGCGAAAATGATCGAGAAGGGAGCGATCGAGCAAGCCCCTTTGGTCACCGTCATCCAAGTCAAAAGCACCAACAATGCGACCCGCGAGCAGCGGGCATCGGTGGAAGGGTTGGGATTGCGCAAGATACATCAACAGGTCACCCACCGTAACACCCCGGACATCCGCGGCATGATCAATGCCGTACCGCATCTGGTCAAAGCGAAGTATCACAATTATTCGGAACAGGCATTGAACGACATGACGCGTGATGCGGATGAATAG
- a CDS encoding methyl-accepting chemotaxis protein: MESPKGVSIRTMLTLVFCSVVVFLVSLIVLDSTKSLRTFSEVRTVQAVTQASHDVFAAMQAIRLERGATRRVLLHPVNSEPATMEKLPGWRNQSADVVNVVAGICARMPCAAGLGEVEVRDAMAKLDSLRRDADAALQVDVGQRPRQLIDTWMGSTGSTLELLAKISSVLLEPARAMDPLFSELIGVKEAAVIAREASTPIRVMFDSAVAKKGITAEDRLQMALVRGRLDTAWRMLKEAALRPGALEPIKAAVAAAERSYMNDYLQKREAVLTAIGAGQDLPVRLDELNILADRSQSDLDAVANVALDEMNRHAAEKEAAAATSLMANGAIFMAAIVLGITGLRIVRRRVTTPIRVIVEAMRRVARGDVSGEVPYRDRHDEIGALADALLVFKDNAVERERLEAAQAEERSAKERRAAEIDMLIRNFDQGVTGILRTVSAAATELDGTAQGMAAIAEETSRQVTASAAAAEQTSANVQTVAAAAEEMSGSLQEIARQVTRSTGIANAAVQQAEQTNGTVQGLAEAAHKIGEVVDLISNIANQTNLLALNATIEAARAGEAGKGFAVVASEVKNLATATAKATDEISSHITNMQAASTGAVGAIEGIGGTIRQINDITVTIAAAVEEQTAATGEISRNVTQAAAGTQEVSANVGQVTQASDQTGAAANQVRSAAGQLAQQSEMLRGEVERFLASIKAA, from the coding sequence ATGGAATCGCCAAAAGGCGTCAGCATCAGGACGATGCTGACGCTCGTCTTCTGCAGTGTCGTGGTTTTTCTGGTTTCGCTGATTGTCCTGGATAGTACGAAGTCCCTGAGAACTTTCTCGGAAGTGCGCACCGTGCAAGCGGTGACCCAGGCTTCGCATGATGTCTTCGCGGCGATGCAGGCGATCCGGCTTGAACGCGGCGCTACCCGTCGCGTCCTTCTGCATCCCGTCAACTCCGAACCGGCCACGATGGAAAAGCTGCCGGGCTGGCGCAACCAATCCGCGGACGTCGTGAACGTCGTCGCGGGGATTTGCGCCCGGATGCCCTGCGCAGCCGGACTGGGGGAGGTCGAGGTCCGTGATGCCATGGCGAAGTTGGACAGCCTCCGTCGCGATGCGGATGCTGCCTTGCAGGTCGATGTCGGCCAGCGTCCCAGGCAACTGATCGACACATGGATGGGAAGCACGGGGAGCACCTTGGAACTGCTCGCCAAGATCTCCAGCGTCCTGTTGGAACCGGCACGCGCGATGGATCCCCTGTTCAGCGAACTGATCGGCGTCAAGGAAGCCGCCGTGATCGCACGCGAAGCATCCACTCCCATCCGCGTGATGTTCGACAGCGCCGTGGCCAAGAAGGGTATCACCGCCGAGGATCGGCTCCAGATGGCGCTGGTCCGCGGCCGGCTGGACACGGCGTGGCGGATGCTCAAGGAGGCTGCACTGCGCCCCGGTGCGCTCGAACCGATCAAAGCCGCGGTAGCGGCGGCTGAGCGCAGCTACATGAACGATTACCTGCAGAAGCGCGAAGCCGTCCTGACCGCCATCGGCGCCGGGCAGGATCTGCCCGTTCGCCTGGACGAACTGAATATCCTTGCCGACAGGTCGCAATCCGACCTGGACGCGGTGGCCAACGTGGCGCTCGACGAAATGAACCGGCATGCCGCGGAGAAGGAGGCAGCGGCGGCGACCTCGCTGATGGCCAACGGAGCCATCTTCATGGCCGCGATCGTTCTGGGCATCACCGGGCTGAGGATCGTTCGCCGCCGTGTCACGACCCCGATCCGCGTTATCGTGGAGGCGATGCGGCGCGTGGCCCGGGGCGACGTTTCGGGCGAGGTGCCCTACAGGGACCGCCATGACGAAATCGGCGCCCTCGCGGACGCCCTGCTGGTCTTCAAGGACAATGCGGTCGAGCGGGAACGCCTGGAAGCGGCTCAGGCCGAGGAGCGCAGCGCCAAGGAACGCCGCGCCGCCGAGATCGACATGCTGATCCGGAACTTCGACCAGGGCGTCACCGGCATCCTGCGGACGGTGAGCGCGGCGGCCACCGAACTGGACGGCACCGCGCAGGGCATGGCCGCCATCGCGGAGGAAACCAGCCGGCAGGTCACCGCCTCGGCCGCCGCGGCTGAACAGACCTCGGCCAATGTCCAGACGGTCGCCGCGGCCGCGGAGGAAATGTCCGGCTCGCTCCAGGAAATCGCGCGTCAGGTCACCCGCTCCACCGGCATCGCCAATGCGGCCGTGCAGCAGGCGGAGCAGACCAACGGTACGGTCCAGGGCCTTGCCGAGGCGGCCCACAAGATCGGCGAAGTGGTCGATCTGATCTCCAACATCGCCAACCAGACCAACCTGCTGGCCCTGAACGCCACGATCGAGGCGGCGCGTGCCGGGGAGGCGGGGAAAGGTTTCGCGGTCGTCGCGTCGGAGGTGAAGAACCTCGCCACCGCGACCGCCAAGGCGACCGACGAGATATCGTCCCATATCACCAACATGCAGGCGGCATCGACCGGAGCCGTGGGCGCCATCGAGGGGATCGGCGGGACCATCCGCCAGATCAACGACATCACCGTCACGATCGCGGCGGCGGTCGAGGAACAGACCGCGGCGACCGGCGAAATATCGCGCAACGTCACCCAGGCAGCGGCCGGTACCCAGGAGGTCTCCGCCAATGTCGGGCAAGTGACCCAGGCGTCGGACCAGACCGGAGCCGCCGCCAACCAGGTGCGCAGCGCGGCGGGCCAGCTGGCCCAGCAGTCCGAGATGCTTCGCGGCGAGGTGGAGCGCTTCCTGGCCAGCATCAAGGCCGCCTGA
- a CDS encoding PIN domain-containing protein, protein MVEGAEGAAELSRDLLIKAFDMMGELAASEGKVVEIAVYRGSCLLLVSDILDVTRDVDAVFLSERGIGYELADRVGQRLGLPDNWLNQAVKSVAPPKGNPQPNLLPFGEYPAGGQIGLRVFLPTPEYMLAMKLLANRRDDPDGMARDRRDLYLLMRLTGLKTPDQLAGLIRLCYPAVPGINARIAAKIDDIVRGYGSAGEPEAPTWNAGRGDPTT, encoded by the coding sequence ATGGTAGAAGGAGCGGAAGGTGCGGCCGAACTATCGAGGGACTTGCTAATCAAGGCTTTCGACATGATGGGCGAACTGGCGGCTTCGGAAGGGAAAGTCGTCGAGATCGCCGTCTATCGCGGATCTTGCCTTCTGCTCGTCAGCGACATCCTGGACGTCACTCGCGACGTGGACGCGGTGTTCCTCAGCGAGCGTGGAATCGGCTACGAACTTGCCGACAGAGTCGGCCAAAGACTCGGATTGCCGGACAATTGGCTGAACCAGGCTGTGAAAAGCGTCGCTCCCCCGAAAGGCAATCCGCAACCCAATCTCCTTCCTTTCGGGGAATATCCCGCGGGCGGGCAGATCGGGCTGAGAGTCTTCCTGCCGACACCGGAATACATGCTGGCGATGAAACTGCTGGCGAACCGGCGCGACGACCCGGACGGGATGGCGCGGGACCGCAGGGACCTGTATCTGCTGATGCGGCTGACCGGACTGAAGACCCCGGATCAGTTGGCCGGCCTGATCAGGCTCTGCTATCCTGCGGTGCCTGGAATCAATGCGCGGATCGCCGCCAAGATCGACGACATCGTCCGAGGATATGGAAGTGCCGGCGAACCTGAAGCTCCGACCTGGAACGCTGGCCGAGGCGATCCGACGACATAG